The Pukyongia salina genome segment GGGTAAGATACATTTGTTAACCCATTCAACACCCAGGGATTTTGGTGGCGATTGTTTATAGTAATCCAATTTGTTCAGCATTTTAAGCACATCCTTGTGCAAAGTTCCGGAGCGCGCCAGCATACCATCCCTGTCGTATTCCTTGCCCAATTTTCCCGCATAATAATTGAGAACCGTATTCACCGGGCAAATATCGAAAGCAATTCGCCCATTTCCCGATTCGTACGAAACATTGGCAAAGCCCCCTATATTCAAACAGGCATCGTAATCTGTAAAAAGTAACCGATCACCAACAGGCACCAGCGGGGCACCTTGTCCGCCCAATTCCACGTCCTGTTGTCTGAAATCGCATACAACTAGTTGACCTGTCATTTTAGCCAGAGCAGGCAAATTCCCAATCTGCAGTGTAACTCCTTTATCTGGCTGATGCAATATGGTGTGACCATGGCTACTAATAAGATCCAGTGAGGATATCCTGTGTTTGTCGATAAAACCCTTAATAACCGAAGCCAGAAAAGCCGTGTATTCTTCATTCAGGGTATGCATGCGGCCAGCCGAAAAATTAATCGCATCGCTTAGTCGCATCCTCCAGTCGTTGGTATAAGGTACGGTCTCTGCACGTACTATATTAAAGTCCCATCCTTCTTTTTCAGAATGGCTCAAATAGCATTCGGCCAGATCTACTCCATCCAGGCTGGTTCCGCTCATCACACCTACTACATGGTATTTATGCTTTTTCATCTAATAATAATAAGAAGTTATTACTCACATGTACGACAACCGGAAACATATATTCATTTCGACTGCCAAATTACAAAAGACTTTAATGCACCGAT includes the following:
- a CDS encoding anhydro-N-acetylmuramic acid kinase, with product MKKHKYHVVGVMSGTSLDGVDLAECYLSHSEKEGWDFNIVRAETVPYTNDWRMRLSDAINFSAGRMHTLNEEYTAFLASVIKGFIDKHRISSLDLISSHGHTILHQPDKGVTLQIGNLPALAKMTGQLVVCDFRQQDVELGGQGAPLVPVGDRLLFTDYDACLNIGGFANVSYESGNGRIAFDICPVNTVLNYYAGKLGKEYDRDGMLARSGTLHKDVLKMLNKLDYYKQSPPKSLGVEWVNKCILPLLEGSGLNELSIMRTYCEHIAFQLSEQIDDTASVLVTGGGVNNKFLMERVLFYNSAEIVIPDTKIIEYKEALIFAFLGVLKLRGENNCLSSVTGAVRDHSSGKIYEPK